Proteins encoded by one window of Lemur catta isolate mLemCat1 chromosome 12, mLemCat1.pri, whole genome shotgun sequence:
- the BHMT gene encoding betaine--homocysteine S-methyltransferase 1: MAPVGGKKAKKGILERLNAGEVVIGDGGFVFALEKRGYVKAGPWTPEAAVEHPEAVRQLHREFLRAGSNVMQTFTFYASEDKLENRGNYVLEKISGRKVNEAACDIAREVADEGDALVAGGVSQTPSYLSCKSEIEVKKIFQQQLEVFMKKNVDFLIAEYFEHVEEAVWAVEALKVSGKPVAATMCIGPEGDLHGVSPGECAVRLVKAGASIVGVNCHFDPTISLQTVKLMKEGLEAAGLKAHLMSQPLAYHTPDCNKQGFIDLPEFPFGLEPRVATRWDIHKYAREAYNLGVRYIGGCCGFEPYHIRAIAEELAPERGFLPPASEKHGSWGSGLDMHTKPWIRARARKEYWENLRIASGRPYNPSLSKPDAWGVTKGTAELMQQKEATTEQQLKELFEKQKIRSAE; the protein is encoded by the exons ATGGCACCCGTTGGGGGCAAAAAGGCCAAGAAG GGCATCCTAGAACGTTTAAATGCTGGAGAGGTTGTGATTGGAGATGGAGGCTTTGTCTTCGCGCTGGAGAAGAGGGGCTATGTAAAGGCAGGCCCCTGGACCCCAGAAGCCGCTGTGGAGCACCCAGAAGCAG TTCGCCAGCTTCATCGAGAGTTCCTCAGAGCTGGATCGAACGTCATGCAGACTTTCACCTTCTATGCAAGTGAAGACAAGCTGGAGAACAGGGGCAACTATGTGTTAGAGAAGATATCC GGACGGAAAGTCAATGAAGCTGCTTGTGACATTGCCCGGGAAGTGGCTGATGAGGGAGATGCATTAGTAGCAGGAGGTGTGAGTCAGACACCCTCGTACCTTAGCTGCAAGAGTGAAAtcgaagttaaaaaaatatttcagcaacAGCTAGAGGTCTTTATGAAGAAGAATGTGGACTTCTTGATCGCAGAG tattttgaacATGTTGAAGAAGCTGTGTGGGCAGTTGAAGCTTTGAAAGTATCTGGCAAACCAGTGGCAGCGACCATGTGCATTGGCCCAGAAGGAGATTTGCACGGAGTGTCCCCTGGGGAGTGTGCAGTGCGCCTGGTGAAAGCAG GAGCCTCCATCGTGGGTGTGAACTGCCATTTTGACCCCACGATTAGTTTGCAGACGGTGAAGCTCATGAAAGAAGGCTTGGAGGCTGCCGGACTGAAAGCTCACCTGATGAGTCAGCCCTTGGCCTACCACACTCCCGACTGCAACAAGCAGGGATTCATCGATCTCCCTGAATTCCCCTTTG GACTGGAACCCAGAGTTGCCACCAGATGGGATATTCACAAGTATGCCAGGGAGGCTTACAACCTGGGGGTCAGGTACATTGGCGGGTGCTGTGGATTCGAGCCCTACCACATCAGGGCAATCGCAGAGGAGCTGGCCCCAGAAAGGGGGTTTTTGCCACCAGCTTCAGAAAAACATGGCAGCTGGGGAAGTGGTTTGGACATGCACACCAAACCCTGGATTAGAGCAAG GGCCAGGAAAGAATACTGGGAGAATCTTCGGATAGCCTCAGGCAGGCCATACAACCCTTCATTGTCAAAGCCAGATGCCTGGGGAGTGACCAAAGGAACAGCTGAGCTGATGCAGCAGAAAGAAGCCACAACTGAGCAGCAGCTGAAAGagctctttgaaaaacaaaaaatcagatcTGCAGAGTAG